In Corynebacterium endometrii, one DNA window encodes the following:
- a CDS encoding ABC transporter permease, producing the protein MAQSTMTRVSLRNIMAHKLRLALTVLAVVLGTAFISGSFMFTNSLSSTFDSAVSNSFTGVDAAVSPKGEGAEGISAQQREELAKDPEVRAVNIASQETVVVANEQSEAFQTGGGTSALFPYYPEEKYVGEPNSLIEGNAPVGAEQVIVSKGGAEAHGIAVGDKLIVVDSENRTSVEVTGIYEPAMEAGVGGSILLEMDEAAFLERYHPDGLVDQLKVAGANGDPQALVRHLNDTYDIEAEEGKVLAERLSEVISSALEFVNYFLIAFGLIALLVGTFIIANTFSMIVAQRTKEFALLRALGASRAQITRSVVMESVIVGLIGSAIGVVAGMGLVAGIKWFMTQQGFPMDGGLGLSANAVIIPLILGTIVTVVSAWAPARRAGSVQPVEAMRTTEQAAGSSLKSRTIIGLVMMVVGVAAAVAAVFMTDSPTKTRAIIVGIGAFGLIVGYFLAGPALSLPIVPTLGKIVGAPFGAIGSLAATNSQRNPRRTAATAFALTLGVALVTAIGMFGATMKSAVADTLTENVSADYILSGPTTGAFPTPAETPQLARDTEGVEQVVNLYTAPVSVDGTGSMAFGPHVQTMVIDANPSEMVNFKVVEGTMDFYGTPGFIATEDKAQEMGWKVGESYELAAPGLSPKTKELKLVGTFERNNIVEGIAVPADVVEEIVPAQAMTLTMVGVNGEQGYDLEQLRTNLEESTKELVVVQVVSGPEMADQTAVLIDQMLSILYALLALAVIIAILGIVNTLTLGVIERRQEIGMLRAVGTHRRQVRTMITLEAVQIAIFGAVMGMGIGLLLGWSFLEVLDSSGIDETIFPWGQLLLMLAASAVVGVVAAFWPSQRAAKTPPLEAIKS; encoded by the coding sequence ATGGCTCAATCGACTATGACCAGGGTTTCCCTGCGCAACATTATGGCGCACAAATTGCGCCTTGCCCTTACCGTTTTAGCCGTGGTACTGGGAACCGCCTTTATCTCCGGTTCCTTCATGTTCACCAACTCTCTGTCCTCTACCTTTGATTCGGCGGTATCGAACTCTTTTACGGGGGTTGACGCCGCGGTAAGCCCGAAGGGCGAAGGGGCCGAAGGGATTAGTGCCCAGCAGCGGGAGGAATTAGCCAAAGATCCCGAGGTGCGGGCGGTCAATATCGCCTCCCAGGAAACTGTGGTGGTTGCCAACGAGCAATCCGAGGCGTTCCAAACCGGAGGTGGTACCAGCGCCTTGTTCCCGTACTACCCGGAGGAAAAGTACGTTGGCGAACCCAACTCCTTAATCGAGGGCAACGCACCGGTCGGTGCGGAGCAGGTAATCGTCTCTAAAGGTGGTGCGGAGGCCCACGGTATCGCCGTGGGGGACAAGCTGATCGTGGTGGATTCCGAGAACCGCACCAGCGTCGAGGTAACTGGTATCTACGAACCGGCGATGGAGGCTGGCGTTGGCGGGTCCATCCTCCTGGAGATGGATGAGGCGGCCTTCCTCGAGCGCTACCACCCCGACGGGCTGGTAGACCAGCTCAAGGTGGCCGGCGCTAACGGCGATCCCCAAGCATTGGTACGCCACCTCAATGATACGTATGACATCGAGGCCGAGGAGGGCAAGGTCCTCGCGGAGCGCCTCAGTGAGGTAATTTCCTCCGCCCTGGAGTTCGTCAATTACTTCCTTATCGCTTTTGGCCTCATAGCGCTGCTGGTTGGCACGTTCATCATCGCCAATACCTTTTCCATGATCGTGGCGCAGCGGACCAAGGAGTTCGCCTTGCTGCGCGCGCTGGGCGCATCACGCGCCCAGATCACCCGTTCCGTGGTTATGGAATCCGTTATCGTGGGCCTGATTGGCTCCGCTATCGGCGTGGTAGCAGGCATGGGGCTTGTGGCTGGCATCAAGTGGTTTATGACCCAACAAGGTTTCCCCATGGACGGTGGCTTAGGCCTAAGCGCCAACGCGGTCATCATCCCGCTGATTCTTGGCACCATTGTCACGGTTGTTTCCGCATGGGCGCCGGCCCGCCGCGCGGGCTCCGTCCAGCCGGTGGAGGCAATGCGCACCACTGAGCAGGCGGCGGGAAGCTCGCTCAAATCCCGCACCATCATTGGCCTTGTCATGATGGTGGTGGGCGTCGCCGCGGCGGTGGCCGCGGTATTTATGACCGATTCGCCTACCAAGACCCGCGCGATCATCGTGGGCATTGGGGCCTTTGGCCTCATCGTGGGTTACTTCCTCGCCGGCCCGGCACTGTCCCTGCCCATCGTCCCGACCCTCGGCAAGATCGTCGGGGCTCCGTTTGGTGCCATCGGCTCCCTCGCCGCCACCAACTCCCAGCGCAATCCGCGGCGCACCGCGGCCACAGCGTTTGCACTTACTCTGGGAGTGGCATTAGTGACCGCTATCGGCATGTTCGGCGCGACAATGAAAAGCGCGGTGGCGGACACGCTTACCGAGAATGTCAGCGCCGATTACATCCTGTCCGGGCCAACCACGGGCGCTTTCCCAACCCCTGCGGAAACCCCGCAGCTGGCTCGCGATACGGAGGGCGTTGAGCAGGTGGTAAACCTCTATACCGCCCCGGTGAGCGTAGATGGCACTGGGTCCATGGCGTTTGGCCCTCATGTGCAGACCATGGTTATCGATGCCAATCCATCGGAGATGGTGAATTTTAAGGTCGTAGAGGGAACTATGGATTTCTACGGCACCCCGGGCTTTATTGCCACCGAAGACAAGGCCCAAGAGATGGGCTGGAAGGTTGGCGAATCCTATGAGCTGGCCGCCCCGGGCCTGAGCCCGAAGACCAAGGAGCTAAAGCTCGTTGGCACCTTTGAACGCAACAACATCGTTGAGGGAATCGCGGTTCCCGCCGATGTGGTGGAGGAAATCGTCCCCGCCCAAGCTATGACGCTGACCATGGTTGGCGTCAATGGTGAACAGGGCTATGACCTGGAGCAGCTGCGTACCAACCTCGAGGAATCCACCAAGGAACTCGTGGTGGTCCAGGTGGTATCCGGCCCGGAGATGGCGGATCAAACGGCCGTCCTCATCGATCAGATGCTTTCCATTCTCTACGCCCTGCTAGCGCTCGCGGTGATAATTGCCATCCTGGGTATCGTCAACACTCTGACCCTCGGCGTGATTGAGCGGAGGCAGGAGATTGGCATGCTGCGTGCCGTGGGCACGCATAGGCGCCAGGTGCGCACCATGATCACCCTAGAGGCCGTGCAAATCGCGATCTTTGGCGCGGTGATGGGCATGGGAATTGGCCTGCTACTGGGCTGGTCCTTCCTAGAGGTGCTTGATTCCTCCGGCATCGATGAAACCATCTTCCCGTGGGGACAGTTGTTGCTGATGCTCGCCGCCTCCGCCGTGGTGGGCGTGGTGGCCGCGTTCTGGCCATCCCAACGCGCTGCTAAGACCCCGCCGTTGGAGGCCATTAAATCCTAA
- the epsC gene encoding serine O-acetyltransferase EpsC: MSFVSIIKTIREDLANAREHDPAARGDVENAVVYSGLHAIWSHRVAHKLWKKGLKGPARILAQATRFFTGIEIHPGATIGRRFFIDHGMGIVIGETAEIGDGVMLYHGVTLGGQVLTQTKRHPTLRDNVTVGAGAKVLGPIIIGEGSAIGANAVVTKEVPANHIATGIPATNRPRKPDECIKLVDPDYYI; encoded by the coding sequence ATGAGTTTCGTCAGCATCATAAAGACGATCCGCGAGGATCTGGCCAACGCCCGGGAACACGACCCTGCCGCCCGTGGCGACGTGGAAAATGCCGTGGTTTATTCCGGCCTGCACGCTATCTGGTCACATCGCGTGGCGCACAAGCTCTGGAAGAAGGGGCTGAAAGGTCCCGCTCGCATCCTTGCGCAAGCGACCCGCTTCTTCACCGGCATTGAGATTCACCCCGGCGCCACCATTGGCCGCCGGTTCTTCATCGACCACGGCATGGGCATTGTCATCGGTGAGACCGCCGAGATTGGCGACGGAGTGATGCTCTACCACGGCGTCACCCTGGGCGGTCAGGTGCTGACCCAAACAAAACGCCACCCCACCCTTAGGGACAACGTGACCGTGGGCGCCGGCGCCAAAGTACTTGGCCCCATCATCATCGGCGAGGGCTCCGCGATTGGGGCCAATGCGGTGGTCACCAAGGAAGTACCTGCCAACCACATTGCCACGGGCATTCCGGCAACCAACCGCCCCCGCAAGCCAGATGAATGCATCAAGCTGGTTGACCCCGATTACTACATCTAG
- a CDS encoding ABC transporter ATP-binding protein, whose translation MTEQNSAEAVQLSPSTKPAAARAVDLFKQYGQGETAVTALDHVNIEFARNEFTAIMGPSGSGKSTLMHTMAGLDSATSGSAYIGETDMSGLTDKEITNLRRDRLGFIFQSFNLVPTLNAAENITLPTDIAGKKVDKEWFDEVTNRLGLSKRLTHRPAELSGGQQQRVACARALVSRPEIIFGDEPTGNLDSNSSAEVLDILRTAVDQDDQTVVIVTHDAKAASYADRVVFLADGKLVNELANPTMEAIHKIMAEIEA comes from the coding sequence ATGACTGAGCAGAATTCTGCCGAAGCAGTTCAGCTATCCCCATCAACGAAGCCCGCCGCGGCGCGAGCGGTAGACCTTTTCAAGCAGTACGGTCAGGGGGAGACTGCGGTAACAGCCTTGGACCACGTCAACATCGAATTTGCCCGTAACGAATTTACGGCAATCATGGGTCCGTCCGGTTCGGGCAAGTCTACGCTTATGCACACCATGGCGGGCCTGGATTCCGCAACCTCCGGCTCCGCCTACATCGGTGAGACGGACATGTCAGGTCTCACCGATAAGGAAATTACTAACCTGCGCCGCGACCGCCTGGGCTTTATTTTCCAGTCCTTTAACCTGGTGCCTACCCTTAACGCGGCCGAGAACATTACCCTGCCCACTGACATCGCCGGCAAGAAGGTGGATAAGGAATGGTTCGATGAGGTAACCAACCGGCTCGGCCTTTCGAAGCGGCTCACTCACCGCCCCGCGGAACTTTCGGGCGGCCAGCAGCAGCGCGTGGCATGCGCGCGAGCGTTGGTCTCGCGGCCCGAGATTATTTTCGGTGATGAGCCAACCGGCAACCTGGATTCCAATTCCTCCGCGGAGGTCCTGGATATTCTGCGCACCGCGGTGGATCAGGATGATCAGACCGTGGTGATTGTTACCCACGACGCCAAGGCGGCATCGTACGCCGATAGGGTGGTGTTCCTAGCGGACGGCAAGCTGGTTAATGAGCTTGCAAACCCAACGATGGAAGCCATCCACAAGATCATGGCTGAGATTGAGGCTTAA
- the cysK gene encoding cysteine synthase A yields MATYNNILDTIGGTPLVRLNSLTEGLDANILVKVESFNPANSVKDRIGKAIIEAAVESGELKPGGTIVEATSGNTGIALAFAGAALGYNVILTMPETMSNERKVLLRAYGAEIVLTPGSAGMQGAVDKANEILANTENAIMASQFANKANPEIHYKTTGPEIWDDAEGQVDAFVAGIGTGGTISGVGRYLREKNPDVKLIGVEPADSPLLTEGKAGPHKIQGIGANFVPEVLDRGLLTEVLTATSEESIETSRKLATDEGLLVGISAGANVSAALKLAAREEYKGKTIVVVLPDFGERYISTVLYDDIREA; encoded by the coding sequence ATGGCTACGTACAACAACATTCTTGATACCATCGGCGGCACCCCATTGGTCCGCCTCAACTCCCTCACCGAGGGCCTGGATGCAAACATCCTGGTCAAGGTCGAGTCCTTCAACCCGGCTAACTCCGTTAAGGACCGTATTGGCAAGGCCATCATCGAGGCCGCGGTAGAGTCCGGTGAGCTCAAGCCGGGCGGCACCATCGTTGAGGCAACCTCCGGCAACACCGGTATTGCGTTGGCCTTCGCCGGCGCGGCCCTAGGCTACAACGTTATCTTGACCATGCCTGAGACCATGTCTAACGAGCGCAAGGTACTGCTCCGCGCCTACGGTGCAGAGATCGTCCTAACCCCAGGTTCCGCCGGCATGCAGGGCGCGGTTGATAAGGCCAATGAAATCCTGGCTAATACCGAGAACGCAATCATGGCTTCCCAGTTCGCCAACAAGGCTAACCCGGAGATTCACTACAAGACCACGGGTCCTGAGATCTGGGATGACGCTGAGGGCCAGGTTGACGCGTTCGTCGCCGGCATCGGCACCGGCGGCACCATTAGCGGCGTTGGCCGTTACCTGCGCGAGAAGAACCCGGACGTAAAGCTCATCGGCGTGGAGCCCGCGGATTCCCCACTGCTGACCGAGGGCAAGGCTGGCCCACACAAGATTCAGGGCATCGGCGCCAACTTCGTCCCCGAGGTACTGGACCGCGGGCTTTTGACCGAGGTTCTCACCGCTACCAGCGAGGAATCCATCGAGACCTCCCGCAAGTTGGCTACCGACGAAGGCCTGCTCGTCGGCATCTCCGCTGGCGCTAACGTATCCGCGGCGCTGAAGCTTGCGGCCCGGGAGGAGTACAAGGGCAAGACCATCGTCGTAGTCCTCCCAGACTTCGGCGAGCGCTACATCTCCACCGTCCTGTACGACGATATCCGCGAGGCCTAG
- a CDS encoding GNAT family N-acetyltransferase: MTGNNAGANEEISVAHQADKSRYVLTVGGQEAGVAEYVDTDSYREFNHTVIYPEFRGRGLSAPLIKGALDASRQLNTPIKPSCSAVAAFIEKNPEYATLVK; the protein is encoded by the coding sequence ATGACTGGAAATAACGCAGGTGCAAATGAAGAGATCTCCGTCGCCCATCAGGCGGATAAATCCCGGTACGTACTCACGGTGGGTGGCCAAGAGGCCGGAGTAGCCGAATACGTAGACACGGATAGCTACCGCGAATTCAACCACACGGTGATTTACCCTGAGTTTCGCGGCCGCGGTCTCAGCGCGCCGCTGATCAAGGGGGCGCTCGATGCAAGCAGGCAGCTCAATACGCCTATTAAGCCATCGTGTTCCGCCGTGGCGGCGTTCATCGAGAAGAATCCTGAATACGCGACGCTTGTAAAATAG
- the murA gene encoding UDP-N-acetylglucosamine 1-carboxyvinyltransferase: MKDYFTVAGGARLQGTVKVDGAKNSVLKLMGAALLAEGTTTLTNCPDILDVPFMKKVLEGLGCEVDYQGDTVTIDTPAQLRSDADFDAVRQFRASVCVLGPLTARCGRAKVALPGGDAIGNRPLDMHQSGLEKMGARTYIEHGAVVAEAESLHGARIKLDFPSVGATENILTAAVLAEGTTVLDNAAREPEIVDLCDMLVSMGAKIEGAGTSTITIEGVDKLKPTQHEVIGDRIVAGTWAYAAVMTQGDITVTGIAPRHLHLPLEKLKSAGAQVETYEHGFRVRMDRRAKAVDYQTLPFPGFPTDLQPMAIGLSVVAEGTSIITENVFESRFRFVDELLRLGADAQVDGHHVVIRGQESLSSTHVWSSDIRAGAGLVLAALCADETTTVHDVFHIDRGYPAFVEKLNALGARVERHREETLY; the protein is encoded by the coding sequence GTGAAAGACTACTTTACTGTCGCTGGAGGCGCCCGCTTGCAGGGCACTGTCAAGGTTGATGGCGCCAAGAATTCTGTCCTAAAGCTCATGGGGGCGGCCCTTCTCGCGGAGGGCACCACCACCCTGACCAATTGCCCGGACATCCTGGATGTTCCTTTCATGAAGAAGGTGCTTGAGGGGCTTGGGTGCGAGGTTGACTACCAGGGGGATACGGTCACCATTGACACCCCTGCGCAGTTGCGGTCCGACGCCGACTTCGACGCCGTCCGCCAATTCCGTGCGTCCGTCTGCGTCCTGGGCCCGTTGACCGCCCGTTGCGGCCGCGCCAAGGTTGCGCTGCCCGGCGGTGACGCCATTGGTAACCGCCCCCTAGACATGCATCAATCCGGTCTGGAAAAGATGGGCGCACGCACCTACATCGAGCACGGTGCGGTGGTCGCCGAGGCCGAAAGTCTGCACGGCGCCCGCATCAAGCTGGATTTCCCGTCCGTGGGCGCCACGGAAAACATCCTCACCGCCGCCGTCCTCGCCGAAGGAACCACGGTGCTGGATAACGCCGCGCGCGAACCCGAGATTGTTGACCTTTGCGACATGCTGGTCTCGATGGGGGCGAAGATTGAGGGCGCGGGCACGTCCACCATCACCATCGAGGGCGTGGACAAGCTCAAGCCAACCCAGCATGAGGTTATCGGTGACCGCATCGTGGCTGGCACATGGGCGTATGCCGCCGTGATGACCCAGGGTGATATCACCGTCACGGGAATCGCGCCGCGCCACCTGCACCTGCCGCTGGAGAAGCTCAAGTCAGCGGGCGCGCAGGTTGAGACCTATGAGCATGGATTCCGCGTGCGCATGGACCGCCGCGCTAAGGCGGTGGATTACCAGACCCTTCCTTTCCCGGGATTCCCAACGGACCTGCAGCCGATGGCCATCGGCCTGTCCGTGGTAGCCGAAGGCACCTCAATCATCACCGAAAACGTCTTTGAATCGCGGTTCCGTTTCGTCGACGAACTGCTGCGCCTGGGCGCCGACGCGCAGGTCGATGGCCACCACGTGGTCATTCGCGGTCAGGAGAGCCTGTCTTCCACGCACGTCTGGAGCTCCGATATCCGTGCCGGCGCCGGCCTGGTGCTTGCGGCCTTGTGCGCTGATGAGACCACCACCGTTCATGACGTTTTCCATATCGACCGTGGTTATCCGGCTTTTGTGGAGAAGCTGAATGCTCTGGGTGCTCGCGTGGAGCGTCATCGGGAGGAAACTCTCTACTAG
- a CDS encoding ABC transporter ATP-binding protein: protein MATVTFNKATLVYPGASRPSVDQFDLEIADGEFLVLVGPSGCGKSTTLRMLAGLEEVTEGSISIGDRDVTKVPPRDRDIAMVFQNYALYPHMTVRENMGFALKIAGESPEDINARVEEAAKTLGLVEYLDRKPKALSGGQRQRVAMGRAIVRNPQVFLMDEPLSNLDAKLRVQTRTQIAALQKKLGVTTVYVTHDQTEALTMGDRIAVLKDGVLQQVGTPRELYDHPQNVFVAGFIGSPAMNLGTFNVDANGVATNGEARIQLSPETVAAMTPEDGGKIVIGFRPEALEVVQDGTQTGSSIIPLKLNFVEELGSDSYLYGTLVGDGVLGSNPEDSEAESEGQIVVRALPNVAPEPGTVVYARIAEGGQHNFSAATGKRLP from the coding sequence ATGGCAACTGTGACATTCAATAAAGCAACACTGGTCTACCCGGGGGCATCGCGCCCGTCCGTCGATCAGTTCGATTTGGAAATCGCCGACGGCGAATTCCTGGTCCTCGTCGGGCCGTCGGGCTGCGGCAAGTCCACCACACTGCGCATGCTGGCCGGCCTGGAGGAAGTTACCGAGGGCTCAATCAGCATCGGCGACCGCGACGTGACAAAGGTGCCGCCACGCGATCGCGACATCGCGATGGTCTTCCAGAACTACGCCCTGTACCCGCACATGACGGTGCGGGAAAACATGGGATTCGCGCTCAAGATCGCGGGCGAATCCCCAGAGGACATCAACGCCCGTGTGGAGGAGGCCGCGAAAACCCTCGGCTTGGTGGAATACCTCGACCGAAAGCCAAAGGCGCTCTCCGGCGGACAGCGCCAGCGCGTTGCCATGGGACGCGCAATCGTGCGTAACCCCCAGGTGTTCCTGATGGATGAGCCGCTGTCCAACCTGGACGCCAAGCTGCGCGTGCAGACCCGCACGCAGATCGCAGCGCTCCAGAAGAAGCTCGGAGTGACCACGGTCTATGTCACGCACGATCAGACCGAGGCCCTCACCATGGGCGACCGAATCGCCGTGCTTAAAGACGGCGTCCTGCAGCAGGTCGGCACCCCTCGTGAGCTCTACGATCACCCACAGAACGTGTTCGTCGCGGGCTTCATCGGATCCCCGGCAATGAACCTGGGAACATTCAATGTCGACGCCAATGGGGTAGCGACGAACGGCGAAGCCCGCATTCAGCTCTCCCCAGAGACCGTCGCGGCGATGACGCCAGAAGATGGTGGCAAGATCGTCATCGGCTTCCGCCCGGAGGCCCTGGAAGTAGTCCAGGATGGCACCCAGACCGGCTCAAGCATCATCCCACTAAAGCTCAACTTCGTGGAGGAACTAGGTTCTGATTCTTACCTCTACGGCACGCTGGTCGGGGACGGGGTTTTGGGTTCGAATCCGGAGGACTCCGAGGCAGAATCGGAGGGCCAAATTGTGGTCCGCGCCCTGCCCAACGTCGCACCCGAGCCTGGCACCGTGGTCTACGCGCGCATTGCCGAGGGCGGCCAGCACAACTTCTCCGCCGCTACCGGAAAGCGGCTACCTTAA
- the ramA gene encoding acetate metabolism transcriptional regulator RamA, which yields MDSHRIKDDDEAVRAALSSLKTATGIPVTMYATLLSDNRLQITQWIGLRTPALQNLVIDAGVGVGGRVIATRRAVGVSDYARANTISHENDRVIQDEGLHSIVAVPVIVQREIRGVLYVGVHSPVRLGDKVIEEVTMTARSLEQDLAVNSALRRADGGKAGARGGHAMNGAEWEQVRSTHSKLRMLANRVEDEDLRKELESLCDQMVSPVRVKQSTKLSARELDVLSCVALGHTNVEAAEEMGIGAETVKSYLRSVMRKLGAHTRYEAVNAARRIGALP from the coding sequence ATGGACTCACACCGCATTAAGGATGACGATGAAGCCGTGCGCGCAGCACTGTCTTCCCTAAAAACCGCCACCGGTATCCCGGTCACCATGTATGCCACTCTGCTTTCGGATAACCGTCTGCAGATTACCCAGTGGATTGGCTTGCGCACCCCGGCGCTCCAGAACTTAGTTATTGACGCGGGCGTGGGCGTTGGCGGCCGCGTTATCGCTACGCGTCGTGCGGTGGGCGTTTCTGACTACGCTCGCGCCAATACCATTTCGCACGAGAATGACCGCGTCATTCAGGATGAGGGCCTGCATTCCATCGTGGCTGTTCCGGTCATTGTCCAGCGTGAGATCCGCGGTGTGCTCTACGTGGGCGTGCATTCTCCGGTCCGCCTCGGGGACAAGGTCATCGAGGAGGTCACCATGACCGCCCGCAGCCTGGAACAGGACTTGGCGGTTAACTCGGCGCTGCGTCGGGCGGATGGCGGCAAGGCCGGCGCTCGCGGCGGCCACGCGATGAATGGTGCGGAGTGGGAGCAGGTGCGTTCCACCCACTCCAAGCTGCGGATGCTGGCAAACCGCGTGGAAGATGAGGATCTGCGCAAGGAGCTTGAATCCCTGTGCGATCAGATGGTCTCCCCGGTTCGCGTCAAGCAGTCCACGAAGCTGTCCGCCCGTGAGCTCGATGTTCTATCGTGCGTGGCGCTGGGCCATACCAACGTGGAGGCAGCGGAAGAGATGGGTATCGGTGCGGAGACCGTCAAGTCTTATCTGCGTTCCGTGATGCGCAAACTTGGCGCCCATACCCGCTACGAAGCGGTCAATGCGGCTCGCCGCATCGGCGCACTGCCGTGA
- a CDS encoding DUF4032 domain-containing protein yields the protein MSESMNISSSTYASELIPLPWDTPLEQWPDDLIEALPRGISRHVVRFIGLQRGIVAVKEIGVRVAHHEFRMLRELQRLGAPSVTPVAVITGRVPTEEEDGELTAALVTEHLEFSLPYREIFSQDIQMDVAGKLMQSLAVLMVRLHLLNFYWGDVSLSNTLFRRDADTFSAYLVDAETGEIQPTLSRSRRLHDLEIARVNIIGEMMDLQGGGIMDADVDVIALGNQLERNYLELWDELTAEQSVDECEYWRVSERINRLGELGFDVGELSVVKDSARRKVNIRPAVVDAGHNHRQLLRLTGLEVEEGQARRLLNSIRTYAAVSPSPQGYGRDAEDLSAVAYRWMIEEYEPTIAAIPDELKGKLEPAQIFHEILDHKWFLSEAAQDYVGLREAAESYFGTVLPHHRDEARLFGPGTP from the coding sequence ATGTCGGAATCGATGAACATCTCTTCGTCGACGTACGCCTCGGAGCTGATTCCGCTGCCATGGGACACCCCGCTGGAGCAGTGGCCCGATGATCTCATCGAGGCCCTCCCACGGGGTATTTCCCGTCACGTGGTCCGCTTCATCGGCCTGCAACGCGGAATCGTGGCGGTCAAGGAAATCGGCGTGCGCGTCGCCCACCATGAGTTCCGCATGCTGCGGGAATTGCAGCGGCTGGGCGCGCCCTCCGTCACCCCGGTGGCGGTTATCACTGGCCGTGTGCCCACCGAAGAAGAAGACGGCGAACTCACCGCCGCCCTAGTCACCGAGCACCTGGAGTTCTCCCTGCCCTATCGGGAAATTTTTTCCCAGGATATCCAGATGGATGTGGCCGGCAAGCTCATGCAGTCGCTGGCGGTGTTGATGGTTCGCCTGCACCTGCTGAACTTCTATTGGGGAGACGTATCCCTGTCCAATACGCTCTTTCGCCGCGACGCGGATACCTTTTCGGCGTATTTGGTCGACGCCGAAACTGGCGAGATTCAGCCCACCTTGTCACGCTCGCGCCGGCTGCACGACCTTGAGATCGCCCGGGTAAATATCATCGGCGAAATGATGGACCTGCAGGGCGGCGGCATCATGGACGCCGACGTAGACGTCATCGCCCTGGGTAACCAGTTAGAACGCAACTACCTTGAGCTCTGGGATGAGCTCACCGCGGAGCAATCCGTAGATGAATGCGAATATTGGCGCGTGAGCGAACGCATCAATCGCCTGGGAGAATTGGGCTTTGACGTGGGCGAACTATCCGTCGTCAAGGACTCAGCCCGGCGAAAGGTAAACATCCGTCCGGCGGTCGTCGACGCCGGTCACAACCACCGCCAGCTGCTTCGCCTGACCGGACTAGAGGTGGAAGAGGGCCAGGCCCGCCGCCTGCTCAATTCGATTAGGACCTACGCGGCGGTCTCGCCATCACCGCAGGGCTACGGCCGCGACGCCGAGGACCTATCCGCGGTGGCCTATCGCTGGATGATTGAAGAATACGAACCGACAATCGCGGCCATCCCCGACGAACTCAAGGGAAAGCTGGAGCCGGCCCAGATCTTCCACGAGATACTGGACCACAAGTGGTTCCTTTCAGAGGCAGCCCAAGACTACGTTGGCCTTCGCGAGGCCGCGGAATCATACTTCGGCACCGTGCTGCCCCACCACCGCGACGAAGCGCGGTTGTTTGGCCCCGGTACGCCGTGA